DNA sequence from the Staphylococcus epidermidis genome:
TGAAACAAGCGCAACATTATCGTTAATTTCTATTGCTCTTTCGATTGCAATTTTAGCGGAACCTACACGATTCATTTGTCCTGCACCTATACCAACTGTTTGTTTGTTATTACTCAAAATCACTGCATTACTCTTAACGGCACTTACAACTTTCCAACCTAGAAGCATAGCTTCCCACTGTGCTTCTGTAGGTTGAGTGTCGGTAGCAACAGTCATGTCGTTTCGAGTCACATCTTTATTATCTTTATCCTGTACTAAGTAACCACCTGAAACGGAAACAAATTCTTGTTCAGCGTTATCAATTGTCATATCTATTTGTAATAAACGAATATTTTTCTTTTGTGTCAATATTTTTAAAGCTTCCTCAGTAAATTGAGGTGCGATAACTACTTCTAAAAAGATAGAATGTAATGCTTCAGCTAATTTAACATCTACCGTTCTATTCAATGCTATAATTCCGCCAAATATTGATTGATTATCCGCTTCATATGCATGTTGAAATGCTTCATCAATCGACTGTCCAATTCCTACTCCACACGGGTTCATATGTTTTACTGCTACAGCAGTTGGCTCGTTGAATTTTTTTACTAAACTGAGCGCTGCATCTGCGTCTTTAATATTATTAAAACTCAATTGTTTACCATGTAATTGTTTTGCACCAGCAATCGTATGTTTGCTATCAGATGTTCTAACAAAATATGCAGATTGTTGAGGATTTTCGCCATATCTTAGTGTTTCTTTATTGTCTTTGAAATAGTTAACAATAGCATGATCATATTCATTTGTATGTTGGAAAACTTTAACCATTAGCGATTTTCTATATGCTTCGTCCAATTGATGATTTTTAATTCTCTCAATTACCTCGTTGTAATCGGAAGGATGTACGATAGTTGTAACATGTTTAAAGTTTTTAGCAGCTGCTCTTAACATTGTAGGTCCACCAATATCAATATTTTCTACTGCATCAGTTTCTGTTACATCAGGTTGAGCAACAGTCTGTTGGAAAGGATATAGGTTGACTACTACCATATCAATTAAATCAATATGTTGTTCTCGTAATTGCTCTAAATGATGTTCTTTATCTCGATCAGCTAAAATACCACCATGGACTGCTGGATGTAGTGTTTTAACACGACCATCCATAATCTCTGGAAATTGTGTTAATTCTGACACGGACTTAATATTGATATTCGCATCTTCTAATACACGTTTTGTACCACCCGTAGAATACAGTTCATAGTCTAAATTAGTTAATGCTTTTGCAAACTCTACAATTCCACTTTTATTAGAAACGCTTAATATTGCTTTTTTCATTCTATAAGATACTCCTCTATTTAATGATTTTAGCTATAACTCTTGGATAAAGTTCATATTCTAAATGTTTTACTCTATCTTCTAATTGTTCTTTAGTATCGTCCGGTTTTATATCACATTGCTGTTGTTCAATAATTTCTCCCGTATCCATCCCACTATCTACATAATGGACAGTTGATCCAGTTACAGTATCTCCACTTTCTAACGCTTGTCCTATGGCATCTAAACCTTTGAATTTAGGCAATAATGAGGGATGTATATTTAATATCCTTCCTTCATAAGCTTGTAATAAGTCTTGGCCAACTAGTCTCATATAACCAGCTAATACAATCCACTGAACTTCCTCACTGGATAATAATTTAAGTAGATGCTGTTCATATAAAGATTTGGATGAAAAGTCTTTTGGCTTGTTAATATGAATTGGAATATTTAAATTTTTAGCTCTATCAATACAGGGTACCCCTTCATTATCTGTATACAGTGCCGTTACATTGATACCAGATAATTGCCCTGTTTGGATATGTTTTACAATATTTTCAAAGTTACTACCTGATCCTGAGGCAAAAATCGCTATATTGGTCACTATTCTACCTCCAATAAATGAATAGGTGTATCATCATCTTTTATAATCTCACCAATTTCATATGCAGTTGTATCCATTGCACGTAACGTTGTTAATGTTGTTTGAACATCTTTTTTGTCAACAATAATTGTATATCCAATACCCATATTAAATATGTTATACATTTCATTCGTTGAAATGTTGCCCTGTTTTTGAAGCCAATTAAAGACTTCCAACGTTGGGAATGATTGTGTATCTATTTTTGCTGATAAACCTTTAGGAAGGGCACGCGGAATATTTTCATAGAAACCTCCACCAGTAATATGGCTCATCGCTTTGATATCAATATGTTTCTTTAATTCAAGAATAGGCTTTACATACAATTTTGTTGGTGCAAGGAAGGTTTCTAAAAAGGTTTGACCATTAAATTGATCATGTAATTGAACTCCTGATTCTTTTATCATTTTTCTAACTAGACTATAGCCATTTGAATGAATACCACTTGAAGCTAAACCAATAATTGCTTGTCCTTCTTCAACATTTGAACCATCAATATAGTCCTCTTTCTCTACCGCTCCTACTGCAAAACCAGCAATATCATATTCACCTTCATGATACATTTCTCCCATTTCAGCAGTTTCACCGCCTATAAGTGCCGTATTGGTTTGTTCGCAACCGTCACTTATACCTTTAACGATTTGCTCTATAGTACTTGGCACTACTTTATTCGTGGCAATATAGTCTAAAAAGTATAAAGGTTCAGCACCTGTTGTTAAAATATCATTTACACACATTGCGACAGCATCAATACCAATTGTGTCATGCTTTCCATAGTCAATTGCTAATTTTAACTTTGTACCCACACCGTCAGTACCTGATACCAGAACTGGCGCTTTCATTTTTAATTGAGACAAATCAAATGTTGCACCAAATCCACCTAAACCACCTAATACTTCTTTGCGCAATGTACGTTCAACATGACTTGTTATTCTTTCGACTGCTTCATATCCTGCTTGAATATTTACACCAGATTCCTCATATGCTTTAGACATGTAAATTTCCCTCACTATCAAAATAATGTTTATTATTAGCTATATATGATTTTTGACGTTCACTTAAATGCTTTTTATAATTTTTCTCATAATCGTAAAGTCCTGCTGGATAATCACCTGTAAAACTTTCTACACACAAGCCATGATATGGCGCATCATAATCAAGTCCTATAGACTCGATTAAGCCATCAACGCTTAAATAAGCAAGAGAATCTGCACCAATATGATTTTTAATTTCCTCAGGAGACTTACTTGCTGAGATGAGTTCAGCTGTTGTAGATACGTCAATACCATAAAAACTAGGGAACATAAATTCGGGAGAAGCAATTCTTACGTGAATGCGGTTAGCTCCTGAATCCTTAAGCATTTTAACTATGCGTTTAATCGTTGTACCTCGAACAATCGAATCATCTACAAGTACGATATCTTTACCATCAACAATATCCTTAACAGCCGACAGTTTCACACGTACACCTTGCTCTCTTAATTCCTGAGTAGGTTGTATAAAAGTTCGAGCAACATATTGATTTTTAACTAGTCCCATTTCATATGGTAGGCCTATTTCTTCAGCATAACCACTTGCTGCAGATAATGATGAATTAGGTACGCCTATTACCATATCTGCTTTTGCTGGGTTTTCCTGTGCTAACCGTTTACCTGATGCCTTTCGTACCGCATGAACATTTTTTCCTGCAATCGTTGAATCAGGTCTCGCAAAATAAATATATTCCATAGCTGAAATTGCAGTTGTTGTTTGTCGTGTGTAAGTCTTAACTTCTATACCTTCATCCGTAATAACAACATACTCACCTGCATGAATATCTTGTATAAATTCAGCACCTAAAACATCAATCGCACATGTTTCACTTGCTAAAATATAAGCACCGTTCTCCATTTTTCCAACTACTAATGGTCGAATAGCATTAGGATCTACTACACCATACAACGCATCTTTTGTTAGGATGGCAAAAGTAAATCCACCCTTAATGAGTCGTAAACTCTCTTTCAATGCCTCTTCAAATGTCGGCGCCTTACTACGACGAATTAAGTGCATAATGACTTCAGTATCCGAAGAAGAATGGAAAATCGCACCTTGTTCTTCTAAATTTTGACGTAATGATTTAGCGTTAATTAAATTACCGTTATGACATATACCTACGCTCATATCATAAAAGTGATATAAAAATGGTTGAATATTTTCAATGCCTTTATTACCAGAGGTTGCGTAACGAACATGTCCTATCGCATGTGGATAACCTTTTATATTTGACATATGTTCGTCTTTAATTGCTTCAGTTAATAGGCCTAATCCTCGTTCACCTTTTAGCGTTTCGTGATTTGAAACTACAATACCTGCACCTTCTTGACCTCTGTGTTGTAAACTATGTAGACCCATATATGTTAACTGTGCTGCTTCAGGATGATTCCAAATACCGAAAACGCCACATTCTTCATTTAATCCTGAGTAGTTAGACATTGAACTATAGCCCCTTCCCATTTTTGTTTGATATCTGAAACGTTTTCTTTTATTTTTACGTCTGAATTAGATATATCAAATAACTGCTGATGAGTTAAATGCCCAATTTCTTGAGCTTGATCTATATCCAAAGTTTGCCCTTCTTTAACAACAACAATATATCGTCCTTGAGTTTCACTAAATAATTGTGCATTGGTAACATCCAATTGAGCTTGCATACCTAAATCATAATGGGCACTAATTTTAGCTAAAGTAACTAATAAGCCGCCCTTACCAACTGTTTGTACATGAGATGCAATGCCATTACGAATAGCCTGTTTGATTAATTTTCCTTTTGAAACTTCATCACTTAAATCAATAGATTCAAACTCATGATTAACTGATCCATACAACAATTTTTCCAATTGACTACCACCAAAGTCATCACGCGTTTCACCAACTAAATAAATCTTATCTCCTGCTTTAGGTTTAAACTCTTTTAGATAGCTCACGTCTTCAATAAGACCAACCATACCTACGACAGGTGTAGGGAAGATAGAGGTTCCACGTGTCTCGTTATATAATGAAACATTTCCTGAAACTACAGGAGTTTGAAGCACTTTACAAGCTTCTGACATACCTTTTGTTGAATCTATTAATTGTTGATAGATTTCTTTCTTCTCTGGAGAACCATAGTTTAGACAATCAGTCATAGCCAATGGTGTCGCCCCTACTGCAATTAAATTTCGATAGGCTTCAGCAACAACCATTTTTCCACCTTCATAAGGTTGGTTGAAAACATAACGTGCTTCACCATCTATAGTTGAAGCAATAGCTTTTTGTGTTCCTTCTACGCGCACAACTGAAGCTTGTAAACCTGGCTTAATAATTGTATTTGCTCCTACTTGTTGATCGTATTGTTCATATAAATGATGTTTAGATGCTATTGTTGGGTGTTGTAATAACTTGATAAATGTATCATGTACATCTATATTGCTGTAATCGTTTTTTGATGTATTATATTCCTTTTCTTCTCCTTCTAAAATATACACTGGTGCCTCATCAGCAAGAGGTTGCACAGGAATGTCTGCATACACTTCATCATCGTATGTAAGCACGAATCTATCAGTGTCTGTTACTTCACCGATTACTGCACTATCTAGTTCGTGTTTATTGAATAAATCTAAAAACTTTTGTTCTGTACCTTTTTCTACAACTAACAGCATTCTTTCTTGCGTTTCTGAAAGCATCATTTCATATGGGGAAATTCCAGGTTCTCTTGTTGGAACTTGATCAAGTCTTAAATGTAAACCACTACCACCTTTAGCTGCCATTTCAGATGAAGATGAAGTTAAACCAGCTGCTCCCATATCTTGTATACCTACTAGTTCATCAAAAGTAATTGCTTCTAATGTTGCTTCCATTAGCTTTTTGCCTACAAATGGATCTCCAATTTGTACTGAAGGTCTTTTACTTTCACTTTCCTCAGTAAGTTCTTCAGATGCAAATGTTGCACCATGAATACCGTCACGCCCAGTTTTTAAACCTACATATATAACGGAATTACCAACACCCTTAGCTGTTCCTTTTTGGACCATATCATGATCAATGATTCCTACACACATAGCATTGACTAATGGATTGCCATCATAGCGTTCATCAAATTCAATCTCACCAGCCGTAGTAGGAATACCAATACAGTTGCCATATCCACCAATACCACTTACAACACCTTTAAGTAATCGTTGATTTTGTTTTACAGTTAACTCACCAAAACGAAGACTATTTAGTAAATTAATTGGACGGGCACCAATTGAAACAATATCTCTAATAATACCTCCGACTCCAGTTGCCGCACCTTGATATGGTTCAATTGCAGATGGATGATTGTGAGACTCAACTTTAAATACTACGGCTTGATTATCGCCTATATCTACAACACCTGCACCTTCTCCTGGTCCCATTAATACGTGCTCTCCTGTCGTAGGAAATTGTTTTAAAAATGGTTTAGAATGTTTATATGAGCAATGTTCGCTCCACATCACTGAGAAAATTCCTACTTCTGTGAAGTTGGGTTCTCTACCAAGAATTTCAACCACTTTGTCATATTCTTTATCACTTAATCCCATATCTTGATAAAGTTTTTCAAGTTTAATCTCTTCATTACTTGGTTCGATAAATTTAGACATTTTGTTCCCTCCAACTTTTCACCATTGATTCAAACAATTTCACACCACTATTTGTTCCTAATAATGTTTCAAGTGCGCGTTCAGGGTGTGGCATCATCCCACAAACGTTTCCCTCTTTATTAACTATTCCTGCAATATCCTCATAAGAGCCATTAGGGTTATTCGTATATTTAAGGATAATTTGATTGTTATCGTTGAGTTCACGATATATTTCATCAGTACAATAATAATGACCTTCACCGTGTGCTACAGGATAAACAACATTCTCATTTTTCACATATAAATGCGTAAAAGGTGTTTGATTATTAGTAATTTTTAAAGTTTCGTTTCTACTTATAAATAAATGTGAATCATTATGAAGTAATGCGCCTGGTAACAATCCAATCTCAGTTAAAATTTGAAACCCATTACATACTCCTAAAACAGGCTTACCTTCTTTCGCAAATCGCTTAACTTCTTTAATAATCGGAGCAACACTTGCCATAGCTCCCGATCTCAAATAATCGCCAAATGAAAAACCACCAGGTATTAAAACACCATCAAAACCATCTAAAGTCGTTTCACGATAATCGACATACGCTGCATCAACACCTGATTTAATAGCTGCGTTATACATGTCTCTATCGCAGTTTGAACCAGGGAACACAAGAACTGCAAATTTCATATTATGCTTTCTCCTTTTCATCGATAACTTTATAGCTATATTCTTCAATGACTGTATTAGCAAATAACTTTTCACTTAGTGTCGTAATAATATTATCAACAGCCTCGTCAGTTGGTTCATTAACTGTCATATATAAAACTTTACCTACTCGAATGTCATTCACTTGTTCATAACCGAGATCGTGAACTGCTCGGTTTAAAGCTTGTCCTTGTGTATCTAAAACTTGTGGTTGTAAAGTGATATGTAGTTCAATCGTTTTCATTATTTAAGATCCTCCAATTTATTTAAAAATGTTTGATAAGTTTCAATCAACGAGCCAGTGTTGTTTCTATATACATCTTTATCAAAGTTAGTATCCGTATTTTTATCCCATATTCTACAAGTGTCAGGAGAGATTTCATCTGCAAGTAAAATTTTTCCACCATTGGTTTTACCAAATTCAACCTTAAAATCTACAAGTCTCAAACTCATTTCATTCATCAATTGAATCAGTACTTGATTAATATCTTTTGCCATTTGTTTAAGTTGTTTTATTTCTTCATCGTTCGCTATGCCGAGTAATTTTACATGGTCATCAGTAATAAGCGGATCATTAAGTTCATCTTTTTTGTAGAAGAATTCTACTAGAGGTTCTTCAAATGTATGCCCCTTTTTAAAACCAAGACGTTTTGTGATCGAACCAGTGGCAATGTTTCTAACAACAACTTCTAAAGGTATAATATCAACTTGTTGGACGAGTTGTTCTGTTTGTGAAAGTTGTTTAATAAAGTGATTGTCAATATGATTATGAGTTAAATAATCAAATATAATAGAAGTAATTTGATTATTTAACTTACCCTTGCCAATCATAGTATCTTTTTTTGCACCGTTTCCTGCTGTTACCTCATCTTTATATTCAACTCGTAATTGTCCATCAATATTTGTCGTGAATACTCTTTTAGCTTTACCTTCATATAACAATGACACTTACTTGTCTCTCCCTTCAAATTTCATTAACATATATTGTTCTGTTTGATTGACATCATCCGTCAGTAAAGTCATGTGTCCCATTTTTCTATCAGGTTTTCTTTCTTTCTTACCGTAAATGTGAATATGCCAATCTGGATGTCTGCTAAATTCATTTTCAAGTAAATCCAAATCGCGACCTAATAAATTCATCATTACTGTTGGCTTTAATAATTCAATAGCTTGCGGAAGTTTTTGACCAGTTATGGCTAAAATATGTGTATCAAACTGTGAATAATCACAAGCTTCTATAGAATAGTGTCCAGAATTATGTGGTCTTGGTGCAATTTCATTTACATATAAGTTATTTTCTTTATCAATAAAGAATTCTACTGTAAAGGTTCCCACAAAATGAATTGCGCGAGTGATTTTCTCAACTTCCTTACGTGCTTCATTTTCTTTATCAGATCTTGCTGGAACGACTGTTTTAAATAATATTTGATTTTGATGTTCATTTTCTTGAAGAGGAAAGTATGTTGTTTGTTGTTCATTTCCAATTGTTACTGTAAGAGATACTTCCTTTTGAATATCAAGATATTGTTCAGCAACACATTCTTGCTTCTCAACTAGCTGGTATGCTTCGTCTAATTCCGAATCATTTCTTACCAAAATTTGTCCTTTACCATCATATCCACCAAAACGTGTTTTCACTATGAACGGAAAGCCTAATTTTTCTATGGCTTTTAATAAGTCTTGATTTGTTTGAATTTGTACAAAAGGAACAATTTGAGTATTTGCTTCTAGTAATGTTTGCTTCTCGGTTAGCCTATCTTGTAATAGTTCAATAGCTTGGTACCCTTGGGGAATATGATATAACTTAGTGAGTTTTTTTAATTGTTCAGACGAAATATTTTCAAACTCATAAGTAACAACATCAGAATTTTCACCTAACTGATTTAAAGCTTGCTCATCATCATAATTTGCATGAATAAACTGATGTGCGACATAACGACAAGGACAGTCTTCATTAGGATCTAGGACAATCACCTTATAACCCATTTTTTGTGCAGACTGAGCCATCATTTTTCCTAACTGCCCTCCGCCAATGATTCCTATTGTCGCGCCAAATTTAAGTTTACTGAAGTTCATTTTGCATTTCCTCCACTTTTGCGACTAAATATTTTTCATAATTTTCCAAATTATTTTGAACTGATTCATTTGTTATTCCTAACATTCTTGCCGCTAATATCCCAGCATTTTTAGCACCTGATTTTCCAATTGCTGTGGTTGCAACTGGGATACCACCAGGCATTTGGACGATAGATAGTAATGAATCTAATCCTTTTAGACTTTTAGATTCAATTGGCACACCAATCACAGGTAATGTTGTCATGGAAGCTACCATTCCAGGTAAGTGTGCTGCTCCCCCTGCACCGGCAATGATAATATCAAAACCATTTTGGCGTGCTTGACTAGCGAAATTGAACATCATTTGAGGCGTACGATGAGCTGAAACGACTTTCTTTTCGTACGGTATTTCAAATTCTTCAAGCATCGAACAACTTTCTTTCATAATTTTCCAATCTGAGGAACTGCCCATAATGACTGCTACTTTCACTTTGTACACCCTTTCGAAACTTTTGGATTGTTATTAGGAATAGTTGTATATTACACATATAGCATAACAATCCATTTGGTATTTTTCAATCAAAAATCGAACTTTAACATCAATTTAAATATTAATTTACGTCTTTTGACTATCATTTGCTTTTTGATTAATGTTAAAGTTAAGATATTAATTAATAATTAGGAGTGGTTTAAGGTGGTTGCTAAAATTTTAGATGGTAAACAAATAGCAAAAGAATATAGACAAAGACTTAAAAATCAAGTCAATGACTTAAAAGAATATGGTTTTACTCCAAAATTATCAGTCATATTAGTTGGTAATGATGGTGCAAGCCAAAGTTATGTAAAATCAAAGAAAAAAGCAGCAGAAAAAATTGGAATGATATCAGAAATTATTCACTTAGACGAATCCACATCAGAAGAAGTAGTTTTAAGCGAACTTAATCGATTAAACAATGACGATACTGTTAGTGGTATTTTAGTTCAAGTACCATTACCTAAACAGGTAAGCGAACAAAAAGTACTTGAAGCTATCAATCCGGAAAAAGATGTAGATGGTTTCCATCCAATTAATATTGGAAAATTGTATATTGATGAGCAAACCTTTGTACCATGTACACCCCTGGGTATTATGGAAATTTTAAAACACGCAGATATTAATTTAGAAGGAAAAAATGCAGTTGTTATTGGTCGTAGTCATATTGTTGGCCAACCTGTTTCAAAGTTATTGTTGCAAGCTAACGCAACTGTTACGATTTTACATTCACGTACAAAAAATATGAATGCACACTTAAAACAAGCAGATGTGATTGTTAGCGCAGTAGGACAACCTGGTTTAGTTACTAAAGAAAATGTCAAAAAAGGCGCAGTAATTATAGATGTTGGTAATACACCTGATGAAAATGGAAAATTAAAAGGAGATGTAGCATATGATGAAATAAAAGAAATAGCTAGTGCAATTACTCCAGTACCAGGTGGTGTTGGTCCTTTAACTATTACAATGGTACTTAATAATACACTTCTTGCAGAGAAATTAAGACGTGGCTTAACAAAATAATATCAGTGAAAAAGCCCGTGACATGAATATGTAGTCATGGACTTTTTCTGTCTTACTTTCAACACATGAATGAGTTGAACATAAGTTTATGAGTTGATTTTATTATATTTTTTTTATTAATCATTTAAATATAACAACGAATTTTCGTCTAATTCACAATACTTATTAATTGAACACTTAACTTTGAATTCAGTTTCAGTAAATGTTTTCAAACAATTCACAATTTACATAATCTTTATCAAAGTTTCATAAAAAAGGATTTAATTTTTATGTTGATTGAGTTATATTAAGACCATAGTATGATGTCGACAAAATAAAAATAGGGTATATTAAACTTAAATTATAGATGATTCAATAGACGGAGGTTAAGTTATGAACAAATTACTACAGTCATTATCAGCACTTGGAGTTTCAGCTACATTAGTGACACCCAATTTAAATGCAGAAGCCACTACTAATACTGAACCTCAATTAAAAGGTGTTAACGATATCGTTATTGAAAAAGGACAAGAATATAATTTACTTAAAGGCATAAGTGCTTACGATAAAGAAGACGGCGATCTTACTCATAAAATCAAAATTGATGGTCAAGTTGATACATCCAAAGCAGGTAAGTATAAAGTAAAATATCAAGTTACCGATTCTGATGGTGCTGAAAAAACTTCTATAAGAAATATTGAAGTAAAATGAACCTCTCCTCTTAATCACACATAATCTTTGTTTAATTTCTACCTATTATATATTTTAATGAGCTATAAATTACGAGAACGCTTATACAAAAATTAATTGTATAAGCGTTTATTTTTTTGTGATTAAAAATTATTTTATATGACTATGCATCACTTAAAAGAACATTCAATCAATAAACTAAAACAATATATCCTACTATTAACCTACCTAAAATCAGACACATCTTATAGACATATTATTCAACTTAATTCTTTCTATATAAGATCATATTTTTCTATAAGTAATATTCTTTTTTTGTATCTAATTGATAAGATTTATCAATAATGTGTTGTATTACATGTAATTTTGCTAAATTTGTCTATTTTCACAAAATGTACACATAATTTTAACAAATCTTACAAACCCCGTCATATCTAGGACTAACAGACCTCAATTATATAAATAAGTAATTTTTTTTGAACATACTCTTGTAAATATTGTGTAATAAACTAAAATTATTGGTAAGCCCTACATTTGTAGTATTAGGAGGTCAAAAAAAGTGTCAAAATTTAAGTCTTTGCTTCTATTATTTGGCACACTAATTTTACTTAGTGGTTGTTCAAATATAGAAGTTTTTAATGCAAAAGGGCCAGTAGCAAGCAGTCAGAAGTTCTTGATTATCTATTCAATAATTTTCATGCTTGTTATTGTTGCTGTAGTGCTTTCCATGTTCGCTATTTTTATTTTTAAATATAGCTACAAAAAGAATAGCGAATCTGGTAAGATGCACCACAATTCTCTAATTGAAACAATTTGGTTTGTGGTACCTATTTTAATCGTAATTGCTTTAGCTATTCCTACAGTTAAAACTTTATACGATTATGAAAAACCACCAGAAAAAGACAAAGATCCACTTGTCGTTTACGCAGTAAGTGCTGGCTATAAATGGTTCTTTGCCTACCCTGATCAACATATTGAAACTGTTAACACATTAACAATTCCTAAAGATCGACCAGTTGTATTCAAGCTTCAATCTATGGATACAATGACAAGTTTCTGGATTCCACAATTAGGTGGTCAGAAATATGCCATGACTGGTATGACTATGAATTGGACTTTAACAGCTGATCAATTAGGTACTTTCAGAGGTCGTAACTCAAACTTCAATGGTGAGGGATTCTCTCGTCAAACATTTAAAGTTCACTCTGTAAGTCAAAATGATTTTGATAAGTGGGTAAAAGAGGCTAAAGGTAAGAAAACTTTAAGTCAAGATACTTTTGACAAGCAACTCTTACCAAGCACATCTAACAAAGAATTAACATTTAGTGGAACTCATATGGCGTTTGTTGACCCTGCGGCTGATCCAGAGTATATCTTCTACGCTTACAAACGTTACAACTTTGAACAAAAAGATCCTAACTTCACAGCTGAAGAGGATTTATACAAAGATGTAAAAGATAAACCAATCAAACCTGCTCGTAAGGTTCATATAACAAACCCTAACTATGAACGTCACGGTATGAAACCTATGATTCTCGGCAACAATGAAAAATACGATAATGAGTTCAAAAAAGAAGAGGATCATAACTCTAAAGAAATGGAAAAAATTTCTAAGGGAGCAAAAGACGAAAATGCGTCTAAACTTCACAAAAAAGAACACGATGATCATGGAGGTGGACATTAATGAATTTTCCATGGGATCAACTACTAGTTAAAGGAAATTGGATGATTATCTCAGCACAAATTGCTGCGCCATTCTTAGTCATCGGCCTTATAGCAGTTATATCTTATTTCAAATTATGGAAATATCTATATAAAGAATGGTTCACATCCGTAGACCATAAAAAAATCGGTATCATGTATTTAATTTCTGCCGTATTAATGTTCGTTCGTGGTGGTATCGATGCGTTAATGTTACGTACTCAATTAACAATTCCAGATAACAAATTCTTGGAAGCAAACCACTATAATGAAGT
Encoded proteins:
- the purQ gene encoding phosphoribosylformylglycinamidine synthase I yields the protein MKFAVLVFPGSNCDRDMYNAAIKSGVDAAYVDYRETTLDGFDGVLIPGGFSFGDYLRSGAMASVAPIIKEVKRFAKEGKPVLGVCNGFQILTEIGLLPGALLHNDSHLFISRNETLKITNNQTPFTHLYVKNENVVYPVAHGEGHYYCTDEIYRELNDNNQIILKYTNNPNGSYEDIAGIVNKEGNVCGMMPHPERALETLLGTNSGVKLFESMVKSWREQNV
- the purS gene encoding phosphoribosylformylglycinamidine synthase subunit PurS — encoded protein: MKTIELHITLQPQVLDTQGQALNRAVHDLGYEQVNDIRVGKVLYMTVNEPTDEAVDNIITTLSEKLFANTVIEEYSYKVIDEKEKA
- the purC gene encoding phosphoribosylaminoimidazolesuccinocarboxamide synthase, with amino-acid sequence MSLLYEGKAKRVFTTNIDGQLRVEYKDEVTAGNGAKKDTMIGKGKLNNQITSIIFDYLTHNHIDNHFIKQLSQTEQLVQQVDIIPLEVVVRNIATGSITKRLGFKKGHTFEEPLVEFFYKKDELNDPLITDDHVKLLGIANDEEIKQLKQMAKDINQVLIQLMNEMSLRLVDFKVEFGKTNGGKILLADEISPDTCRIWDKNTDTNFDKDVYRNNTGSLIETYQTFLNKLEDLK
- the purK gene encoding 5-(carboxyamino)imidazole ribonucleotide synthase; its protein translation is MNFSKLKFGATIGIIGGGQLGKMMAQSAQKMGYKVIVLDPNEDCPCRYVAHQFIHANYDDEQALNQLGENSDVVTYEFENISSEQLKKLTKLYHIPQGYQAIELLQDRLTEKQTLLEANTQIVPFVQIQTNQDLLKAIEKLGFPFIVKTRFGGYDGKGQILVRNDSELDEAYQLVEKQECVAEQYLDIQKEVSLTVTIGNEQQTTYFPLQENEHQNQILFKTVVPARSDKENEARKEVEKITRAIHFVGTFTVEFFIDKENNLYVNEIAPRPHNSGHYSIEACDYSQFDTHILAITGQKLPQAIELLKPTVMMNLLGRDLDLLENEFSRHPDWHIHIYGKKERKPDRKMGHMTLLTDDVNQTEQYMLMKFEGRDK
- the purE gene encoding 5-(carboxyamino)imidazole ribonucleotide mutase, translating into MKVAVIMGSSSDWKIMKESCSMLEEFEIPYEKKVVSAHRTPQMMFNFASQARQNGFDIIIAGAGGAAHLPGMVASMTTLPVIGVPIESKSLKGLDSLLSIVQMPGGIPVATTAIGKSGAKNAGILAARMLGITNESVQNNLENYEKYLVAKVEEMQNELQ
- the folD gene encoding bifunctional methylenetetrahydrofolate dehydrogenase/methenyltetrahydrofolate cyclohydrolase FolD, yielding MVAKILDGKQIAKEYRQRLKNQVNDLKEYGFTPKLSVILVGNDGASQSYVKSKKKAAEKIGMISEIIHLDESTSEEVVLSELNRLNNDDTVSGILVQVPLPKQVSEQKVLEAINPEKDVDGFHPINIGKLYIDEQTFVPCTPLGIMEILKHADINLEGKNAVVIGRSHIVGQPVSKLLLQANATVTILHSRTKNMNAHLKQADVIVSAVGQPGLVTKENVKKGAVIIDVGNTPDENGKLKGDVAYDEIKEIASAITPVPGGVGPLTITMVLNNTLLAEKLRRGLTK
- a CDS encoding DUF5011 domain-containing protein, whose translation is MNKLLQSLSALGVSATLVTPNLNAEATTNTEPQLKGVNDIVIEKGQEYNLLKGISAYDKEDGDLTHKIKIDGQVDTSKAGKYKVKYQVTDSDGAEKTSIRNIEVK
- the qoxA gene encoding cytochrome aa3 quinol oxidase subunit II; this translates as MSKFKSLLLLFGTLILLSGCSNIEVFNAKGPVASSQKFLIIYSIIFMLVIVAVVLSMFAIFIFKYSYKKNSESGKMHHNSLIETIWFVVPILIVIALAIPTVKTLYDYEKPPEKDKDPLVVYAVSAGYKWFFAYPDQHIETVNTLTIPKDRPVVFKLQSMDTMTSFWIPQLGGQKYAMTGMTMNWTLTADQLGTFRGRNSNFNGEGFSRQTFKVHSVSQNDFDKWVKEAKGKKTLSQDTFDKQLLPSTSNKELTFSGTHMAFVDPAADPEYIFYAYKRYNFEQKDPNFTAEEDLYKDVKDKPIKPARKVHITNPNYERHGMKPMILGNNEKYDNEFKKEEDHNSKEMEKISKGAKDENASKLHKKEHDDHGGGH